The Capricornis sumatraensis isolate serow.1 chromosome 15, serow.2, whole genome shotgun sequence DNA segment CTGGAAACCTGGCAGCTAGCACACGGGTGCCCCGGGGACCTGGCGGCTAGCACACAGGTGCCCTGGAAACCTGGCAGCTAGCACACAAATGCCCCAGGAACCTGGCAGCTAGCACACGGGTGCCCCGGGGACCTGGTGGCTAGCACACGGGTGCCCTGGGGACCTGGCAGCCTGGTGGTTTCAGTCCAGAGTCCCGGGAGTGATGGACGGCCTCCAGGCACCTCCCCCTCGGCCACTTGCTGGAGACAAGCAGAGGGGTCGGAGCCAGAGGGCAGCCTCAGAGACCAGGGGCGACTTCTCTGCACACCAGGACTCATTCTGACAGAGGCTCTCGGGGGCTGTCCAGGTTCCTGTGACCGTCAGAGACGACCTGGCTTCTGAAaggggccaggcaggcagggACGGGACTTCTTACCCATCTCTCTGCTCCCCACCACACTGGCCCTTCACTGGGGACAGGACAGCCACGGAGACACACAGGACATGCACCAGGAGGTGCGGGATAGACGGGCCGGGAGGGTACACGACCAGGGGCAGGGGGGACAGGCCAGGTGGGCGGATGGGGAGGTGGACGAGTGGGGGCCACACTGGGAGCAGAGGTGGGAGGCATGATCCCTGGGCCAAGCCCCCACCCCTCAGCAAAGTTCTCATCTGGTTCTATTTCTCGTCCAGACTTTTGCTCCCAGATCCTTAAGTCAGATGTGAAACCAGGATTTCCCAAGACCATCAAGAccaacaacccagatgtcctcaAGGCGGCCCGACACAGCGCCGAGAGCTTCAACAACTGCAGCAATGACGCCTTCTTGTTCCGGGAGTCCTGCGTCAGCAGAGCCCTTGTCCAGGTGAGGTCTGGGCTCCCAACAGCGCAGGGCGGCCAGGTCTGACCAGATCTGACCTCCCAGAACCAGCCTGGGGCCACCAGCGTCAGGCTCCAAGGCTGGCACCATCTctcagcagaccaggcttccccaGGGTGGACAGTGCAGCCCCTGGGGCGGGGCCCCAAGCTACACTGCTACCCACCTTCAGGGCTGCCTGAGGGTGGCTCCGCCACAGCCCCAAAGCACTTCTGGCCACGCTGCCCCCACCGTGCCCAATCCCCACACGTCACATCCTGGGAGGTCCCCATCCTTCTCAGCGACCCCATATAGGAGGCCTGATGCTCCCCACACAGGGACCCCATGGGGCAGTCAGGCCTGGCTCCTGAGCACACAGGTCGAGGGTACAGGACCCAGTCACTCACCCCCTAAAAGCAGGGGCCCAGGGCAGCCGGTCACAAGCTTCACATCCACTGATTCGAGGACGCAGGCTGCCCAACACACCCGGCATGCTGACACACACTCACAGTCACCCCCTGGGCACAGGATTGGCAGGTGACTGTGTTATCTCTCTTTGGCGATTGCCAACTCTGAAAGCAGGGTGCTGTCTGGATCGTGGAGGGCGGTCTGCGCGGGTGAAAGCTGCGTCAGGGCTCTAGGGGCCCAGACAGGGGGATCAGGGTCTTCCCTCCCCACTGCCTGCAGGAACCTGGGCCGaagcctggagggagggaggtggcccCCAGCTCACTCCCTCTCTCACCATGTCCTGGACCCAGTGTCCCAGGCCCATCCTCTGTCCCCTCAGATAGTGAAAGGCCTGAAGTTCATGCTGGACGTGGACATTAGCAGAACCACCTGCAGGAAGACCGGGCATGCAAACCTGGATGACTGCAGCTTCCAGACCAACCGCACCCTGCAGTGGGTAAGAGGGGGGTCTCGCCTCCCCACCCTCGCACCCCCCAACCGCCTCCACAGCCTCGAAGTCACCCTCAGCACTTCTCTCCTCGTGAGGCTTCAGATCCCACCCCGACACCAGAGGGTGGGAGGCGGCCCCCTGGGACTTCCCAAACACCCAGCCCTCCTCACTCCCAGAAGCACGTGTCCAGGAGCACACACTGAAGGCATGGAGGTGCGGGCAGAGCAGAAACACCTTTGACCTAATTCAGAAACTATATATACACACTGAGGGAGAGCAGAGGCGGCAGAACttagggttagtcgctcagtcatgtccgattctttgtgaccgcacagactgaagcctgccaggctcctctgtccatgggattctccaggcaagagtactcgagtgggttgccagcagCAAAACTTGGTAATCTATAAACAGAGGTGTGGAGGATgcgctgttttcttctttttggctgtgcttggtctttgttgctggaagTGGCCTACTTGCTAGTcgtggtgcaggggcttctcactgtggtggcttctctcgctgcaAAGCgcaagctcagtagctgtgattcatgggcttggttgccccacagcatgtggggtcttcacagaagagggatcaaactcgtgcccCCACGCTGGCAGTGGActcttaaccaatggactgccagggaagcccaagtgtgtATTCTTGAATTACTCCTGCAACTTTCCTGTAGATTTGACgtttttcaaaataaagtctgggcAGGAAGAGAACTCGTCAGTAAAGAAAACACACAGGCCTATGTGTGGGTGCACACACAGATGTGCACACGTGAACACATGCACATAAGCACACGTGTGTGTACATAACCCCCCCCAAGGCAGTGGCACTGGGAACCCACTTCTGCAGCAGGTGGGGGTACCCTGGTGGGGTGGGCAGCCTCCGGGAAGGGAACCCTCAGGCCACCCCTCCTTTCAGACCCTCAGCTGCTACTCTGAAGTCTGGGTCATCCCCTGGCTGCAGACTACTGAGGTGTCCGTCCTCCACTGTCACTGACCACCGCCTCCCAGCTCTGTCCCTGCTGTCACCAGTCCTCGGGAACGGCATCTGCCAGGAACAGAATGGTGGCGCCAGGAGCCCAGGATAGCCACGTTGTTGCTGGGATGGGAAGCCAGTCTGCACAGATGGGGCAAGTCCTCTGGTGTGAGTTACACGGGTTCTCAACCCCAAGGCCCCTCCCACCCGACTGCCCCGAGGTCCCAGGCCCTCGAGGAAAGCCCAGAGGGCCGTCCTTCAGGCTGAATAATCATCCCAGCACTGGGCAGGGACCCGACCAGCTCAGTAACGACCTCCAAGGTGAACACTTAGGAAGAAACCTGAATAAAGAACTGACCCCCTCAAAGCTCTGCCTGGTGCTTGCCCCACTGAGGGGAGAATTGGAAAGGCAGCTCAGTGATGGGAGGGCCCGCCGTACGGTGGGGCACGGCAGGAACCCCAGGACCAGCGCCTCGGAACACCCCCGTGGGGCCACCGCGCCTGACGCAGCACACAGGCTCTGAACTCCCCTCTATCTTCACGCACCAACACACACTGGAGCACAAGGCCAGGTTTCTCCTGACAACCATGGGGCCACCCAATGCTGCCCCACAGGCTTCACGGGACATCAGAACGGAGAGGTGTTGGGGGAGCAGCCCCAGGGCACCCCCAACCGAGTCCCCCGTGCCCATGACGGTGTCACGAACTGCAGGGGGAGGGTGTCAGCCAGCAGGAACCTCGAGGCCCGCACTGCCACCCGGTCtgcatgctttttaaaacacagcGGCTCTGCTCTCAGAGCGAATGAGTCTGACAGCGGCAAGCTGGGCCTCCATCTCATTCAGTGTCACCGGGAAAACGTCAAGTTAAGGACCCGGGATTCTAAGATGCACAGAGGTACCACCAAGAAGGAACACACAGGTCTCACACTGACCGAAACCAAACTCCAGCCAGCCAGCCCACCCTGAGTGTTCCCCAGCCTCCCCACCAGGCCTCCGCCCCTGACCATCAGCCGTGGAGACTGGGATCCAGCTccaggccccctccccacccccaccccgggctgCAGACGGACCAGGCTCTGAGGAACACCCGCTGCCCAGTGGACTAACCACCCGCAAGGCTTAGTCTCACTGCGGCCCAGCCTCGGTGCCAGGGACCCAGGGACCCGTAGGCCTGAGCCCTGGGCTGAGCGGtcaccctgccccctgcccccagccacctgcacCTCTGGGAAGgtccctccccagcctccactCCCAGTGGGACTCGGTCAGTCTCCCTGTATCATTAAGAGCTCAGCACACGTGAACACCCTTCAGCACGGCAGCGCGAACGCTGACGACAGAACCTCAGCGTGAGGCCTCGGTCCTGTGAGAGGCAGTGGCGGAGCACCGACGGTGTTTCTGTAACAGATGAGGCAGCACACGATGGATGAGTCATTCGCTTTAATTTTAACAGCATGTCACCAATTCACACTACAACAAATCCATTTTATATTTACAACAAAAGTCTATCGTATATTTAAGACTAACGAAGCTACGCTTTACACCTTACCATGGCAAATAACCACAAAGAACACAGGAAATGACACTTTGAGACAGAGAAGCAACACCTGAGTCAGGAACAAAAAAAGACACCTTTGCTGAAAACTGTGAAAAGCTACCagctcccctgcactggcagcgcAGCCCTCGGCTCCCGGCTCCCAACCAAGAAACGTTCAGGGTCAGTGCGCTTGAGCTGCGTTTTCATGGCAGAATGGTCAGGTTTTACCCGACTGTTCCCGCAGACGTCATACACGGGTGCACTGTTGCCTATTAAACACCATTTCCCGTGAGGTTACATCACCTGACAGGACACGGGTCACTGCCACGCGGCCAGTCTGACTGCTCTGCACAGCTGTGTGGGGAGCTGGCCCTCAGCAGAAGATGACCCGGGACGGGCCCCTGTCAGACTGACTGTTCTCCCCTAAAATAGGGCGGGGGGGGGCCTGAGTCAGCACACGGCACAAAGGGTTCAGGTTTCACCACTGCCGTCGGCCCTCCTTGACATTCACTGTTGTCATCCATTCAAAATACCACCTTTCCAACTCACAAAGACAACTCCAGACACACAATCCCTGATGTGTTCTCACAAATGCCAGGAAAGGGAGGAGCAGACATCAGCCCTACCTGGCAGGACAGCGGTGTCATGTGGACTGAGTCAGTGTGGGAGGCCATGGGGGAGGCACCAAGCAAAGGCAAGCACGATCCCAGCAGAACAGCCCTCACGACACACGGAAAAACAGACCTCACTCGCTGTTGGAGCAAATCAAAGCAGAGAACAAAGTCCCGGGCAACACCATGCACAGGTCAATCCACAAGGGTCGCCCACCACCAGGACCACGTGTGGACACATCCGTCAGGCTTGTGACACCGGAGCAGAAGTGACCCCAGCACGTGCACTGTTCACACTCGGGTCTGGGGACGAGGAACCAGCTGTGAACAGGACTCCTGGTGCCCAGCGCCCACCTTCCATCCCCATCCTGTGATTTGCACAGCAGGCTGTACACAGAGAAGCTGGCTAGTCCTCTGAGCGGCTAGAATCAACATGTTCTTCCTCCACCACACACATCCAGGTCCTTGCCTTCAGAACACTGGCGGGGGCCCagcgagggaaggagggagggcctgggcagaggaagagggtgggagccCCAGGAGGGACGCCCAGGGCTGAGGCCCAGCCCCTTATGACTCTGGGGAAGAGTCTTCGCCCACACAGCCCATCTTGAGTTCTCACACACATTTGTTCTGAGCTCTCCTCACCCTCCTGGGGTCCCTCCCCCAAAGGCAGGTATCACCTGCTTAATAGCAAAGACACCAAGGCTGGTGAGACACAGCCAGCAGCAGGGTCAAGACCTCAGCTGCTCACCCACAAATCCATCCCCACCAGAGTACACCAAGTCCCCAGGTCCCAGAGACAATCACCACGCTTGGGGAGGTTTTTAAGAGAAAATGGCTTTACAAGGACTCATCTTCCCCTCGGCAAATTCAAGGCCTAGCCCAGATGAGGGTGTTCTGGGACTGCACCACACCTCCAGGACCAGCGGGCGTCGGGGGAAGGGCATCCATATGCCTCCAGGCCCAGGGGTGGCACATGGGGTGACAACAGGCTCCAGGTAACAGCGGGCTCCAGGTGACAATGGGCAGAGGGTGACAGCAGGCCTAAGCAGACTACAGGCGGAGTCTGCACAGGTAGGGGGCCCTGAAGGAGCCCAGGTAGAGGTGCCCATTGTGTTCATGCGCCTCACTCACGTAGGTGACCACCTGCCCTTCAGGGTCGTGCAGACTCCTCCGGAAGGCCCCGCTATCACTGAGCTCCAGGACAAGGCTATACCGCGGTACGAATTTCATCACCGTCTCTTGGCTGAATAGCTGCAACGGAAACACAGAGCAGAGAGAGTATGGCAGGGCAGGTGTAGCCCCTGGAGTCCAGACAACAGGCCCACCTGGAGACCCGCAGCTGGGCACCCAGTCCTGTCACCTGCTGGGTGCATCCCATCTGCACTGCCCCCCGCTGAACCacctccccacctgcccccctCCACACAAGAATGAGACTGCCTTTTTTTAACATTGGTCCCGAAACATTCAGTCAAAAAATGGCTTGTGGGGCTGAGCAGGGTAGGTGTGTGCAGGGGTTGCCCAGACCAGGAGTCAGTCTGAGTAGGGAGCATCCACCCTGGAGGAGAGGCCATGGCTCCAAGCAGGGGAGATGGTGTCCTGCAGTGGGGCAGCCGGCACAGGCCATGGGCCCCAAGGGGAGAGCAGGCCCCTACACGTggctgggaggaaggagaagggctgGCCTGGGTACCAGAGCCCTCACCAGGGCCGTGTGATGGTGGGGACAAAGGCTACAAATGTGGACACCAGGGGAATCCGATCAAACAGGCATGAGGGAGCACGGGACCCAGGTTTCTCACCCTTAGAGAAAGGAAGTACCAACATGGATGGTAAGAAGAGGCATAGACCCTGTGGTGTTGGACCAGAAACACCAGTCTTACTTAGAGTTTTCAGTTTAAAGGAACAGATAAAGATATATGAATGTTTAAGTACAAAGGTCTGCCCATGAGCACGTGTGCACAGACTCTTTCAGGAACCGCTGCCTGGCACCTTCCAGGACCTTAGGTTACAAACAGTTCAGTACCAGTAATTGGTACTGGCACTGGGACATGGGCAGGATCCCACGGAGGGCATGATGAAACTCcggggaggcaggaggaaggggcacCTAAACCACTCGAGGAAAAGCCAAAGGCTGGGCATCCGGGGAAGAGCAAGAGGGACAAGCAGACAGAGCCCCAACAGGTCATGATGGTGAGGGTGACAGTTCCAGACGAGGAGACCAGGAGGGGAAGAGTCAGAGGGCTCAAAGatgtaaatttacattttaagccaAAGGATAAGTGTAAAGAAGTCACTGAAAGCATCAGATATCATAAGTAGAACTAGAATTTTTAGAGCTTTCACAAGGGTCAAAGAAACCCACAGTGAGATgcagtttcattttgtttcctgaaATCATAGTTTTCATGTTTAccttaaaaatcacttttttaaGAAAAGGCCTCTCGGATAAGAAATCCAACATGGAGAAGCCAGGATTGGCGCGGATGGCCGCCATGCTGACCCAGTACCCCCCGGAGCTGCTGGCTCGGATGTTGTCCGGGAAGCCAGGCAAATTCTCCACAAACACGTCAGCCCCTCCCTTCATCAGGCCAGACACGTAGAACCTGAAAAAGTCAGCCAAGCAGGCAATGAACAgcagccccccaaaacaaaaaactggagcCAAACACCAAGGCATCCATCATGAACGAGGGCACTTGATGCAATGGCCCGCTGCAAGGGCCTCAGAGCCCTGGGTCCAGCGAGAAGCAGGGACGGGAACTGGGCCGGGCCAGGACCGCAGTCAGCGTTCTGCCGAGACTCTCCCAGCCCGCAACACTCAAGAAGgctgagggaaagagagaagacaaCTCTCCCCTCACAAAGGACCAGCCTCTGCCACGCCCCAGGCTCTGCAGCAGGCCTCTCACACCGGCCCCGCCCCACTTCTCacccaggcccccaggccccgccccacccctcacacccacCAGCTCACGCACCTCCTGATCCTCACCATGGCCAGCTCCGCCACCAGGACAAAGTCCTCCGCAGGAGACAGCTGCACCCCATTGGGGAACCGCAAGTGGTCCAGCAAAACCTTCACCTCCTTGGTTTGGGTGTCGTACTCCAGCAGGCTGCAGGCGCCAACGCAGAGGGTCACATGGGGCATCTGGGAGCCCTGCGGGGCTGGAGTGGAGCCCTTGGCCAGGGCCTGTGCAGGGGCACTTGGCCTGCACTGGAGCGGCAGGGCCCCCATCCTCCACTCAGACCAGTTCCAGGCTGGCCCTGGAGGGCCACCCAGGCACCCCCCTCCAGACAAGCCCACGGTCAGTTCTCTCGCTGACCTGGGCACTAGCTCACACCAGGTGGGTCACCATGGCTCCAGCCTCACAGGAGTTGAGGTTCCCCGCCAAGTGCCAGACCACCCCCCACACCCTCAGATGGCCTGGCTGTTCTTAGCTTCTTTTCTCCAAAGAGAAGTGAGAACATCTCACTGCCCTGTTGTGTCCACCACCTACTTCCAGGAAACATTAAGATCCTCCCTTAAAAGCTGAGCAGATGCTCAGAAACACCCACCAACTCCTGGGCGTGATATACTCTCCAGCGTCATCCTGCCCATCTACAGCTTCCCGGGGCAGATTCAGGACACTCACCGCCCATCATCCGTCCCCTCCATCAACAGGAACAGATAATCTCGTCTTTGCCATTTGCTGCTAGAATCCGTAAAGTAAACCTTCCTCCCGTCCCGAGTTACTGTAAGATCGTTCAAGAAGGACATTTTCCTCCCCTCAATGGGGGTCTCGGAGGACAGCAGCAGTTTTATTTCACCTGAGgggatgggaaggaagaaaaggaaagacaggaagaaagaaagaagaaagaggggaGACTTGCTGTCATTCTTAGAACCTGTAGCTCAACAGTTTCAAACTATTAATCAACCTAacttatttaaaaggaaaaactaagGGAGCCTCCCCACTCTCTATGTCAGAAGACGCAGTACTTGGCACAGTGTTCCCCTCCTTTCTATTCAGTGATGAACTTTAGAACAACCCCACTCAAGGCAGAATCCTCCCTATGGTCGAGGAACTCCTTTCCCCAAGACCAACTGACTTAAAAATCTGCCAAGAGTCTGGGGTTAATAAGGCAATTTGCTATTTGAGAGAAATACAGTGCTCCCTTCACCTGCTTTTAAATGTGAGAAGCAGGAGAAGTAGTAAGTCTTTCCAAACTATAGCACAGACACTCATGGAGTGCTTAGTTCTCTTTACGTCCAACCCCATTTAAACGCCAACAACGATCCCCCCGAGGCAGGCCCTCCTGTCAGCCCTACTCTGTGGTGAGGCAAGTGGACTCAGAGGCTGAGCAACCGGCACACGCCAGCATCCGGCAGAGTGGGggccacccaggggccctgtgcaCCACCCACGAGGACAACTCCTCCCTCCACGTGACCCTCCCCGTTAAGCACACACAGCACTAGCCCACAGGACACCATGACCAGTCAGGGGAGGGAAACAGCAGAAGCAGCTGGAGGAGGGAAAAGTACAAAGACAAGAGATGaaggggaaggaaaaagagaagactgAGAAGCAGAAAACAAACAGGGAGCCCAGACGGACACACAGAAAAGTGAAGACAGGAAGAGGAGCCTCACACCCTCAGAATGAGACCTTCTGGGACCCGGTGGTCAGGGGAGAGGAAGGTATGAACCTGAGGCAGGCTCGAGTGAGGAGCCACACGACGTGAATACTGGTGCTCTCTGCAGGCAAGACCTTCAGTACCATTCGGTATGTAAGAAAAATACCAGGGTCTCCGGTAGGCTGTACTGAACAAGTTCTACTAAatccatttataaataaatacacacgTTGTTTAAAAGATCCGCAGTCATCACAGAAGGAAGCAAGTTACTGGCACGTACGTTTCCAGGGATTTACTTCAAACAGCCCCTTGTACGCATCAACCACAAAAAGGGTCCTGTTGGGCCCAGCCCGGATGCCTAGGGGTCTCCCACAAGCAGGCTCGTCATCTCGGGTTTCTAGGGAAACAGACAGGAATCAGTGGCTGGCCCCAGATTCTGCCTGAGGCCCATCAGTGTCCAATCACCTCATCTATCCCATCCTAAAGCGGCATCTTGCTGCAGAGAACAAAACTGACCATGGCATCAGGGACCGACTCAGCCCCCACCGTGTCCCCGGCCCTGAGAGCTTAGGACGACTGTCCAGTCTGTCCAGAGGGCCCACCGGAGAGTCAGGATGTGGACACACGCACAGCAACTGGCACTCAAGAATCACGCTCACATCAGCGTTTGGAGACTCAAACAGTCAGCGCAGGCATAGGCCCCTCCCCCGATCTCCCAGCAGGCACAGGCCCCACCCCCAGATCTCCCAGCAGGCACAGGCCCCACCCCCGGATCTCCCAGCAGGCACAGGCCCCACCCCCGGATCCCCCAGCACTCCAGGAGTGGGGTTGAAGCCCCACAGCTGGACCTGAATGCTGTGCCCATCCAAGGACATGGCAGGGTCCCTCCACCCATCATAAAGGAAAAGCTACCATATTACTCCTTAGATCCATTCTCCTGCTCTACCTATATTCTTTTTAAACCTGTGGCAGGGCATATTTAGTGCTGGGCACTCACTGCAGGGCACTTACCACAGGGTGCTTACTGCAGGGTACTTACTAATGAGTGCTTATTGCAGGGTGCTTACTATTGAGTGCTCACTACTCAGTGCTTATTGCAGGGTGTTTACCAGAGTGCTTATCGCAGAGTGGTTACTACAGAGTGCTTATTGCAGAGGGCTTACTGCAGGACCCTCATTGCAGAGGCACTTAACATGCACGCTTACATTAGGATGCTTACTGCACTTATGGCCACAATACGGAGTGGGAAAAGCAAGTTAAATactcatatgcagagtatgaTCCCATCACTTACAACCATGTGTGGGTGTGAGTCCATGAACAGAAAGAGATCTGAACAGTTATTCATTACATTGTTAACAAGTTATACCTGAGAAGACTGTAGGTgagttttactttcttctttgtgcTGTTCACGTTTTACTATAAAAATGCATCATTTTTACAAAAACATTCTAGCTCCTAACAAAAGGACAGTAAGTCTGTGCTACTAGTGCTTAGTTTCTAAAACCTGAGGGACCTAAGGGTAATTCACATTGGATGAAGGGCTGAGGTCCCTGGTAGGCTAGTGTGGGAATGCACTTCAGCACCTGAGGAACAAAGCCTAGTGCCTCCCACAGCAGCTCTGGGGTACGTGCTGAGGTGAGGGGTGTGAGGGGTCTGGAGGGAAAGTATGACCACAAGGGCCTCAGCTGGGCAGCGGGGCTCTCCTCTTCCGAAGACCTGACTTCCAGGAAACACAGCTCCTCTCAGCACCTTCCTTGGGTGCCTGGAAGAGACACAAAGGCGGTCACCAAAACTTACTGCACGAGCCTGAGCCAAATCGAGCAACGGTCTCTACTTCACCATTTTCAAGCTTTACAACTCGGCCATCTGCTGTACCCGTGAACATCACATCTGTTCAAAGACAGGAAGGAGTAAGGGTGTTACTAGGTTAGACTAAGAACTATGCtctcaccaccaccaacaacagaGGTGGCCAGTCTGTGCTTTGTCTCCAGAGAGGAAATGgcagttttgaaaatgaaagcaagTGGTGTCTGGGGCCAAAAGCCTTAACACATGCAGCAATAACGCCATAAGGGCCTTGGAACCAGCATGGGCGTGACCCTGAGGCAGGAGCAAGGGCACAGCAGACACCAGTCAGAGATAAAAACAGGACTTTCTACCCTCAAAGAAGCGGGAACCCTCAGGCTGATGCTCAGCGCTTGGGTCTGGTCACATCTGCCTCATGGCAGTGTCTAACTGCAGAAGGTGACTATCCAACCAAAGGGAAACAACTGCTGGGAAGGCCCCCAGGTGTAAAATCAAGTGCTCatttcagcagcacatatactagaACCAGAACCACGCAGAACTTGCAATGATGTGCAAATTCATGAAATGCTCCATATTCTTAAATGTAAATATTGCAAACTCTAGGGGAGCCACtaaagaaagtatttaaaataagtataacTGATAGGTAAAGAATGGACAGAAAAGAGAATCATATAAGATGCtcaactgaactactgaactccCAAAGTGGAtgagaaaataaggaagaaaataacataAGCAATGAATAGAAAACAGTAACAAA contains these protein-coding regions:
- the APMAP gene encoding adipocyte plasma membrane-associated protein yields the protein MTEADGLRQRRPLRPQVVTDDNRTPEAKGGSSFSGRVFRATFLMLAAFLTIPLLGALVLLDSPIDPEPLSFKEPPLFLGVLQPNTKLQQAEKLFENQLVGPESIANIGDVMFTGTADGRVVKLENGEVETVARFGSGSCKTRDDEPACGRPLGIRAGPNRTLFVVDAYKGLFEVNPWKREIKLLLSSETPIEGRKMSFLNDLTVTRDGRKVYFTDSSSKWQRRDYLFLLMEGTDDGRLLEYDTQTKEVKVLLDHLRFPNGVQLSPAEDFVLVAELAMVRIRRFYVSGLMKGGADVFVENLPGFPDNIRASSSGGYWVSMAAIRANPGFSMLDFLSERPFLKKVIFKLFSQETVMKFVPRYSLVLELSDSGAFRRSLHDPEGQVVTYVSEAHEHNGHLYLGSFRAPYLCRLRL
- the CST7 gene encoding cystatin-F, translated to MPAAGALLAVCGLVLGVLGKPSPDFCSQILKSDVKPGFPKTIKTNNPDVLKAARHSAESFNNCSNDAFLFRESCVSRALVQIVKGLKFMLDVDISRTTCRKTGHANLDDCSFQTNRTLQWTLSCYSEVWVIPWLQTTEVSVLHCH